AaattctttttgttttggttgacAACAAGACGAGATAACTCAAGAGACTCAAATGCATTAAGCTTTCCTTTAGTCAACAGAGTTCCAAAATACTGCAGCAATGGCGGTGTCTGCCCAGCTTGAACAGGAACACTctgaatatatgaaaaaatattatgctaATAAATTATCACCACACAACAGAAAACAGGCAAGTTTTCATTACAGATCAGTGCTAATATAATTACTAGTGGAGATTGATGGTATGTGAAATTATACCCTCACTGGCCACATATATGTCGCTGATAAAGATATCTAATACTGAAAAGTCAAGAGATACCTGAAATTTGGAGACAGTTTCAGGTGTCCGGAGGATGCCTTGGGGGGATTCGGCAGCCAGCTCTGCAGCTTCCTTATACTTGGTCTGAGCAAATAATTCTTGGAACCGCTGGACAACctaaagtattttttatgataacaGGTACAATGTGTTATCAGTGTCCTTGCACTAAAACCAGAGACCACTAAAAGTCTAATAAATTAAGCACTTTTCAAATGGTATGATGTAAATCATCATCACCACCAAAATACCCCAGAAGTGACATGCATTTCATACAGTGAGAATGAAATCATTATACATGCTTGTTCCTTTACTAACAAAAAAGGTAAGAGAAAAGTGATCACGTGTTTACTATAGCTGTAATTAACAGTAACGATTAAACATTTACTAACAAGATTCTTCCACTATGTGTAAAGGACATCTGCAGCCAAGACCGACTTACCAAATTCTCAGCGCCAGGGAGGTTTCCTCTTTTAGCAAGATTGACGGCAAGCTCCAGATTGTTTAACTGCAACAATTGTTGAAGATTGAATGGGTTcagtgaaaaaaaaagaaaaaagaaaaaaaaaaaaaaaacccccaaaaagTCAACAAACATACCTGGCCACTGACAAAAGGTACAATAGTTGCTTCATTTACTGTAGCAAGTAACACCTGCCCTCGCCTGTTAATCGCATAAAAACCTCCAATAGATGAAGCTTCTGATGTCAGAAAAATGGGATCCGGACTAATTCGATTTCTGTATACTGCTGTGGCAGTTTCTAGATCATATACAAAGAGTAATCCGAGCTTCGTAATCACATATATGAGGCCATACTTATTTGATATCTgggtaaacaaaaaaaacataggaGCAGTATGAGACATGAAGAATAGATGCACAAAACAAACGTAAAAGTGAACCCAAGAAGACAAAATACCTGCATGGCTACTGGAAAATCATCAGCAAAGTCTGGAGGGAAGAACAGATCTGCTTGTTTTTTAGTAAAAGATGGTTTTCCTACACATGCAAAGTTTAATTAAGCAAATACCACAAATGAAGCCTGTAAGAGACTGCTAGGCCTATTGTATCCTACACAGGTTTTCAATATATACAAGAAAAGAATTATGAAATATGTATTCACCTGGCTGAGCACCAAGCTCAATAACATGCAACTTCGATGTCACCTGAACCGCATTAGAGCTTTTTGAGGCAAAAGAAATAAGGATGGAATCCTTATCATTCCCAGCTACCTGCTCAAGAGCCAATGTAAGAAGTAAGATATTGAAGACAGAAGCAGCATAAGAGTATCACACCTGGAGAAGGAACACATACTTTGAAAGAAGCAAATGATGCAGCATGAGCTTCAAGAGCTTGACTTCTTTGCTGATCCACGGAAAACAGCTGCATATTTCCTTTGACCAATTGAGGCCGCTGAAGAATGTATTTCATCTTAGTAAGATTATGggaagtaaaatgaaaaagacgTGCATTGCTATACTACAGTTACAGAtgctaaaaaatatattcatggCACAAAATCAGAAAATCAGTATATCAAACTTTGGCTGGAAAGAACGCAAGTGCTTCCAGTGTTGCAATGTCATTTAATAGATACATTGCACAAacattagataaaaatattgaatccACTGAAAAGGTTTATTCAGCCATAAATTGACTATTGCGCACTATACATCAGCACATAAAAGTAACTCAATACATTTGCATGTAAGAACTTCCTTAAGTCATAATAGACTTAGATACATTTGCATATCAGAACTTTCATAAGGCACAATAGACCAGTAGTGTGCTTATTGCCTCATTCCGGAATAGTTTAATTGAAGATTAAGGAATAAATGTTTAGTGAGTTAAGTGGAGTTTAATTAAAGTAcgggagagaataaagtgctAAGTGTTAtctgaagagagaataaataaatagttgaaCTGTTGAAGAGAGactaaagtaagagagagagattaagTGTGTTAAATTTTTGCataaagggaaatgactcaatgGGAGCGGGACAGCCCAAAAATGAATACCACTCGCCTCTAATGGgcaaagggagtattatatatcaACAGAAAATGCAGTGGCTCGTACTTGAGAATATTACAGGCAGGGTACTGTGGTACGTACAAACTCTATTATGTTCTATCAATCAGCATATTCAAATAAAGCATTAGAAAATTGGCAAACAATTCTGACGCTACGCTATGCAATACATACCATGCTCACtttgaataattattcataaaaatgatactccctccgtccctgaaaatttgtcatttattccctttttcgtccgtccctaaaaatttgtcacctttcattttaaccatttttggtagtggaccccatattccactaactcattccccctcacatttattttaaaactaatatataaaagtaggacccacttgccaccaactttttcaacccactttctattacatttcttaaaacccgtgccgagtcaaatggcgacaaattttgggggacggagggagtactagatTTAGAGATATTAAAACATACAAGTTTACATAACAGTTACAGTTATTCTAAATATTATGGCAAAAGGCCACAGAGAAATAGTTAATTGATGAAACCATTTTAATACCACTTagactccctccgttccctcatagttgaggcaaAACATTTCGACATGGAGTTTAAGAATggaatgttgagtgtgttaaataaatagataaaaaaatgagagagaaaaaggttgagagaataaagtaaaaagtgaatgaagtaagagagtgtaaagtaagaaagagaaaaaagttactactatatatggaaatgactcaactatgaaggaacttcccgaaatggaaaaatgactcgactatgagggaacggagggagtagcttTTATGCATACGATATTGGCatcataaatattagtatatttaatatctTGTAATTGTAAATGAGCCAAGAAAAAAACAGTTAAAACGCACCTCTGGCGAACCAGGAGCAATACCAATCAAAACCAACCACTTTTCAGAAGGATCACATTTATAATTGATTATCTGGTTGTTTGCTAAATTTGCAGTTCTATCGAACATCTTTACAGGTTCCGAATCACCTATTCACAGCAAGATGGAATAATTTCAATAAGGAAGGTAGTGCAGGGtaaaaaaaggggggaaaagTGATGGTTTATCACCTTCAATTGACCAGTGATAAACTGAGGACTGCGTGACTAAACCCAACATCTTAGGAGTTATCCACTTCCAAAATACAACCTGCCACAAAGCATATTAGAATACTGCAGCATTTGTTGATCAATCCTTCAATTGTATGCTCATATCTGAAGCATATACGTATACCTGCTCAGGCATCTGATGGGACTTCATCTTTGCTTTTGCCTCAATGTTAAATATTTGTAGGTGATCTTGAGTGGTTCCAGGAAGTTGAGCTTCATCAAGGAAACTAGTCTTTTCAGTAAGATCACAATAAAAGGAAGCAGAGTTGGTCATCCTTTATTCAGTAAATTGTTTCTGATCAACAGTAATGTGTAACAAAATACAATATGTTAATCCTGATGATTTCTAAAATGAAACTTATATTTCTCAATGGGAAAGGGGCAGTGATTGTTCCACGACAATCGTGCAGACCATCATTTTAATAAGACTTCTTAGGGAACAGACCAGCTTAAATTTGCTGTTCATTAATCAAGCTGCCAAGATTTGTTATATTTACTGTTGAATCTGCTTGTACTGAGCTTCTTATAAACAAAAGAGAAAGGCTTTCTGAAAGCTTAGACATAACTAGGAAAGAGACATCTTCAAATGACAGCCTTGTCATTCCTAGGATATTTTTCCTGAATCAGATTCGCAGCATTGTTTCCTCAAGCATGTCTATACTATTCTTTGGTGGCTCTAAGAGTCTAAGTCCAATACATTTCCATGTTACccattcttttttcatttccaatCTCTAGAATATTCCCAGTTTTTTATCTCATCTGATTACATGAATAGTCAAAATAAGACTTTATAGTAGAAATTTCTTTTTGTAGACCATATCTAGTCCAATAAGCTATTTTATGAACTTGCCCTCACTGTTCAGATCAATCGGTAATGCAACTTTTTCTGAGCTTGCAACATGAGAGATACTTTTCAGAAATGAAATACACGATTTAATTAATCAGAAGCGGTCAGTAGAATTCGTTCACCTTTCAATGCCAATATTCTAGAATTTGGATTCATAAGTGCTGAATCAGCCGTGATGGGCCGCCGCAGCGGCTGTGATGGCATGCTCATATCGATAATCACCACACTGTTTTGTGGAGCAGTCTCACGAACACAGATGTACTTATCAGATTCCATCGTCACATTTGTGAATGTAATGAACTGCGGATTGATCCCTAAGCTAGTCAACtgtaaacaccaaataaaacaCAGTCAAAGTTCATCCCGGCAGATCTGAAACTAAAGTAAACAGGAAACAGCCTAAACACGAAACGAACAATCACCAGCAGCTCAACTAGCAAAGCTtcaaatcaagcaaaataTCAACCAAATtcagaagaaaatgaaaacatttgAAATTAGCAGTCACGGCGCTAAAATGAGTAGAATTAAGTAAGAGACGGTGAGAAGATTGGAAAATGGGATTACCGTGAGGGCTTCTTTCATAGTGATCGGAGCATTGGCAGCCGCCATGGCTGGAGAAGAATCGAGGGTTCGAGATCGAAGCTGCGGATTTGAGTAGATGTTTTCGAGATCTGCAGAGCAAAGAGAAGCCCTCGTACCCTCCAACCGAATGGAAACGGGAgatctagagagagaggggtTCCCCTAAGTGCAGAAACTAAGTACAGAAGTGTACGTATATAAATGGTAGAATTAGAAATGCCAATTTACTGAGTCGGAAATAAAGAGGGAAATAAACTGAGAGGAGATAGGGAAGGATGATTGTCTCCAGTAGATTCTCTGCAATTATACTCGTTCACTCTTTATAACGTGGTATACTAGTTGACCTagagtgtccactatagttGGCCGGTCAAGCCACAAAGTGTGGCCAGACTATAAAATTGTGGCCGGGCCACCAACGTCCATGTTTTTCACTATAGTGGACATGCCCAAGCcataatcatttattttttccattttgtttatattttaattttactacaataaatattgttagactataataattaaataaaatgcataatttaatgaaaactaaattgaaaaccaaatcttcgttgtattatagaacggggtaaaattatacaacgaaaattattttaaaacactcaaacaaaaactaaaaaaaacaccGTCATCGCCGACTACTCGGTGTCATCATCATAATCCGCCAATTCTTCTTCACCCGTTGCATCGTCACCGCCAACGCCATCACCGTCACCACCACCGCCATCGCTCTGAGGTCccgtcgtcgccgccgccgtgtCCCCCCACCCCAACAACGTCCTCAGCCTCACTATAAGGTCGTAGTACATCCTCTTGGTAGGCGGGTCGGTCGACTTCTCATACAAGGCTAGAGTGTCCTTGAGTTCCTTTATCATCTGCACCTCCAGGGTGTTTTTCAACGCCGCTCGGGCCGATCCGAGGGCGGATGCAGACGGCCCCGCAGCAGAGTGTTGGGAGGCAGCGGCGGAACCGGATCTAGCGGCTTGGATTGCGGACTGTTGACCCAGGGGCCGTGGATGCCGGGATAGTGACGAGGGGGGCTCCTCCATAACCTCGTCGTTGAGGTCGAAGGTCCTTGAACCGCCGCTACTACTGCTGTTGTTGCCGGCCCTGCCCCGTCTTGGACGCCTCGGCCCAGAATCAGACGCGTTCTCGCAGATGGCTCTGAATTTTGGGGAGTCCCGCAGAACAAGGAATTCTGCCCAGTTGGTAAACTTCTTGCCCTCTTGCATATATTGAACAACTGCATCGACAACGATTTTACGCCGGCTTCGCTGCGGCCACTCTCAGCAGTGCGCATTTGGTTCTCGTATATACCAATGAACTTCCGGAGAGCTGTAGTGATCCTACCGAACTTCTTCCGGATCTGATCGGGTGTACGGTCGACGCTCCTCGGCGGTTTGAATTGATTGTACACCACCAGGACTTTCCACCAGACTTTCCACCAGAAGCATAAGTCAGTCTGATCCGTGCCAACTATGGCATCTGTCGTCACCGCGTCCCATGACCTAGCAATAGCAACAGACTCATTGTCCGTGTACAGAAACCCTCATCGACCACCACCGCCATCGCCTTTTCCGCCACCACCGCGGCAACCTTCCTGCCCGCCGCCGCCATCGCCTCCTCCGCGACCACTGCGGCCGCCTTGCTgcccgccgccgccacctCGCGCGGATCCTCCGCCTCGCCCGTCGGTGCCGCCACCATTTCAGCCGCCGCCGCTTCTTCCACCGCCTCCTCTCCCCGTCTCTACACGACCGGGCGTCGGGGTCTCAGGGGACCCCATCAATTGTTCCCATGTGAATCTATCAGATTCATCAAGCGAAGATTCACTGCTCTGGAATGGGGAGGATTGGAATTGGGACGGGAAGTTTATCGCGTCCATGTTGGGTCGGTAGTCACCCGTCCCCGGTTGGGTACGACCCGCATATCTCTGCTGATAAGCCGGGGACTGACGGCACCGGCGATGGCGGACTCCACATCTGGGATGGAGGAGGGGTGGGATTCGATCTCCAGTGTTGGGGAGGTGGAAAGCTCCCCTGTCCCGAATCTCCATAGCCGGGATCGTCTCCGCCTTgcatttcacaaaaattaaaattgaagggAATAGGGTAAATTGTGTGTGAGAGTAGAGTAAAAATAAGAGTTGAATTTTaggtatatatagaaatattttcgaaaattaaaaaaaataaaaaaatttataaaaaaattagaaattaggGCCGCTGCAATAGGAGCGTCGCGGCTCACGCCCAAGCGCCGCGGCCTGGCCACGATCGTGGCGCTCTCGTGGCCCCCGCCCATCCAAGTCACTGTAGGGAGCCGCGGCTCTCCTGTAGTAGATGCTCTTAAGGCGATTCTTTTGAAGCTACCAAGAGTAGAGAAAGcatgaataaattttcaaaagcaTCCAAAAGAGTAgagaaaacataaataaattttcaaaaagcaTGTGTTTTGGTCACattaatatagaattattCAAACATGCTCTAAAAAAGTTTAGAGTCTAACAcctcaaaaaattgaaaattaaccCAAACACAAAAGGTTACCTAAACTTCAACTTAATTTTTACTACATTAGAAgacaaccaaaaatgaaagGAAAGAAACATACTCTCAATTCTCATGACGAAGCTATTTTGCGGTAGATGATTTGGATGTATTCATCTCCGCAATTTACTACGTAAAATATGGCCTTCATTATGCAACACtcccaaaagaagaaaaagaaaaacaaaataagttaTGTTACCTCTATTTTCCATTAACtatcctattttttttctaagtaaatgtcttatttcacttttttaatatttggcaAATGAGAcctacattctactaactcacttcagtcacattttattagtatataattGGAGTACATAAAAGTGAGACCTATATTCCATAACTTTTTTCTACCACTTTCttttataaagtcaaataattttttaaaacttgatctgataaaaaatactccatacgTCCCctaaattttatcacattttgatcgggcatgagttttaagaaatgtaatggaaagtggattaaaaaaattggtggaatgtgggtcctacttttatatattagttttataataaaatgtgaacgagaatgagttaatgaaatataaggtccactaccaaaaatggtaaaaagtgaaatgtgaaaaattttatgagacggacggaaatagaaaaatgtgacaaaatttcaggGACAAGGGAGTAGGATATTTAATGATAGATGAAGGGAGCATTACACAGttcaataaatatactccaataTATACTTtcttttgctattttattattcagggGTGTAATCcgttgctaactttcttaaattgttaatttgcTAATTCATCAACGTAGtgtataaaaaatgtcaacacgatgatactgaaatgtcaacataaacttaagttgatattttaatacattatctgtgttgacattttaatgtaatcgtgttgatatttttaatacactatgttgataagttaaaaagttagcaatttaataaaagttaGCATCATAAAGCGTCCCTTGTTGTCCATATATATCTTATTATGATTAACATGTTgttatatattcataatttttgttatgatattttatgtaGAAAAACTAGGATTTGAATTCTTGTTGCTAAATCTTTCTAAAATGAGgttaatttaatcatatagTCATTTATCATGTGAATTAAATATGTGTAGAGTTGTTCTTACATGTATgctaatttatttgattagtGTAtgctaatttatttgttattattattaaaatttgtagcGTTAAAATATGTTGTCAAATTTAGCTGAATTTGCGTAGTTCATGTAGTAGTTATTTATTTAGGTATCTTTCGGTGGCTGTTGTACAAGGATGATGATATACATAAGCTACAATACAGGGATGATAATATTTGATGCACTAAAAAGAATccgaatttaattatataatatttgaggGGTGTGGGGATAAACGTTAAACAATGCGTCAGCAGAGTCCGTGTCATTCCCTCCGCCACGTTTCAGTGTGAAAGCTACGTGTCGTCATGGCGCCGCCTCGCAACTATCCTATATATAGTTAGCGCTATGTCGCACACCTTCATCACTATCACGATCACTATCTATATAAAATACTTGAATTGGAATCGATATATTAATTGCAGGTCGAGTTTAATTAACATGGCATCTCAACAACAGGACAGGTCCGAGCTCGATGCCAAGGCGAGGCAGGGAGAGACGGTGGTCCCCGGCGGCACCGGCGGCAAAAGCCTCGAGGCCCAGGAGCACCTTGCTgaaggttttattatttactattaTTAGAAATGATATTTCTAATTAACTATTAATACGAATTGGGAAGTGTAGGGAGGAGCCGAGGAGGGCAGACTCGGAGGGAGCAGCTGGGGACGGAGGGTTACCAGGAGATGGGGCGCAAAGGAGGGCTGAGCACGGGTGACAAGTCCGGTGGGGAGCGGGCTGAGGAGGAAGGAGTGGAGATCGATGAGTCTAAGTTTAGGACTAGGAATACTTGAAACTACAAATGCCCTTCGTATCGTCTCTGTCTCGTCTCTGAATGTACACTTTAAGTTTAGGACTAGGAGTGTTGTGTTTTCTCAGTCGCTGCCTTAGCttctactagtactactagtttCGGTGTGCTACTGTTGTTGTCTTGcaataatcataataatagtGTAATCAGTCCATCAGAGGCGTATGTTATGAGTTACTTCCGTAGTACTTgcatgtttcattttaattccTTGCTTCCTGTGTAAGTATATACGTAGTATATTTTCGAAATCGCGCATTTTAGGTAATGCAGGTATGCTACCTGGTTATATTTAGATTGAAACCTTTTTGATAATGGaagtaaataaacaaaatttggcGTGTATGTTGGAGAATTGAGTTTTAGTCCACTAATGACGTTTTATTAATGTTTCCTACTAATCAAATAGTCAATAATTATTCGGCACCATATTTTGATCAACACATGCATTTCTAAACggatgaatttttttttttacttgagTTCTTTTAAGAACTAGGGGGCTAATTATTCAGCAACATATTTTGATCAACGCATATCATACCGTGCACggccaaatttatttatatcaaattctGAGGTAGTACTTTTTTgagacaaaaattaaattattgtagaTTGTAAATGTATTTAATGATGAACATatacaatatcatactaaataaagttgttaattttaattttataaaagttgTTATCAATAAACATAATAACATATACAATATCACATttgataaaaatgtttttattaaaacaacGTTGTGATATAGTACAAAATTGTGAGTTTAATATATGTTGTGTAAAATATTGATActgtaaaaataatatatactcatTTAATGATATTGTTGATAACTGtgtatgaatatatatagtacaaaaattatattaaagcTTTATCAcgatttaaatttaaataataaaataaaataatattatatttctctAAATCCTGAATATTAAAGAACCCAAACCTAATCCATAACCATAACCCAACTCAAAGCTAAACCCCTGaaccataaaaaaatctaaaccTAAACCTAAACCTAAACCTAAACCATAACCATAACCATAACCATAACCCAACTCAAAGCTAACACATTAGCTTTGTGGGAATTCTGTTGTCATGTTAAAAGTTTTCAGTACATTTATCGTAAGTACCTTATGACTTGATTTAGTTGACATGACAATAACGACATGAATATTATATCacacaattaaaatctaatattacatgttaaaatttaatactattacaCAATTTAAAACCTGTTATAACATTATTAAAGTTCTatcatgatttaaatttaaataatataattaaaatatgatatttattaaataattatgtttagggtttatatgtgatagtatattttaaaggaaattataatagtatattcGTGGTTGAAAGTGAAATTAAAGAACGAAGACCATCCATGTAATGTATGCCCATCAATGACGAATACAAAGTTCGTGGGGTTTAAATAATTTGGagagttaaaaataaatataatatttaaataattatttttaaatcacatttcaatataaaattttctttatcaattgtttaaattgtttttttataatatttaaataattattttataagtgATCACTTAGAAAATTCAGAACAAAAAATTAACACCCATTTTTCGAGTAGTTAAGAAGTCTATTTGAATTTCCACTTCTGTGGATTTAAATCCAACCTTTTTCTGTAAATATTCGAAAATTAATCAGAGAACtggaatgaaataaattaagtagaTCATCACATATTGAGATAGTTGGATAAATTCATACAGTatgataatttataaaatagtactacaacttaagcaattgaaaaaaataagaagcTTTAGGTTATATGACAAACGTGCCAGCCGTTTATTTTCTCCCATATTCACAAAATCTACATTTTTCTTCATCCTTTACAATTTCATGTTATTTCTCCTAAGTTCcatcctatttttcttttcttctccaATTTTCTGAACAACGAGAACATCTCTATTTCTTGTTTCCGTTCAAATTTCCTAAATTTTGTAGGGTTGGAGACAGAGATATTGTCCGTTGACATCCGATTTTGAAGCTTTTCGACTCTACCTTGGTCAGTGGCGGAGCCGGAAATTTTACGGTGGGGGGCACAAACGaccattaaaatttgttgattcTGTTCAGTTCTAATGACACGGAAACAGCTTGGACATGGGCAATATAAAAAGCCATGCGTGAGAAATGgatgatgaatttttttagaatataacaccaattttactaataatatatgatatatttacatatttattagaTCAAAGAGTTAttgttctaatttttttataataaaggaaataacatgaaaattgattttattaatagtatcatgtaatatttatagagtcaaagaattattttatactcttaaattataaaaaccatttttatgattaaaattttaaatgattttatacaaaattaaagtgaaaaaaattaataaaagtttcTAACGTAAGAAAATTTACaatagaatataaatgaatatgagaaagtaaagaaaatactactactaatttgagaaggaaaataaagcaaatgaACTACGAgcatattattaaatatgagAATTGCTAATGGAGAGATACGAACCCAACCCAGCACCTCACGAATAAGTGACTGAAAATCAGACCAATTGCACTTGATTGTAGATATATTAAACATTGCATactcacatatatatatatatatatatatatatatatatatatatatctcatagatatatatagggtcttattaggttgagattatttagctaaattgagaaatgagatgcaatatgagccactaatccacaagattaataaaatgtcaacaaataccacattatgtcaacaagggggtataattgtcttttcattaaattgtgtttgaaatcattttctataatcctctctaaaactctagtttcaacattcatatcttcaaatcttcaacattcaaatgttcaaatcttcgaatcttcaaatctcttcaacattcaaatcttcaatattcatatcttcaaatcttcaaatcttcaacattcaaatgttcaaatcttcgaatcttcaaatcttttcaacattcaaatcttcaacattcaaatcttcaaatcttcaaatcaaatcttcaaatcttcaacattcaataaaataacacttataattcacatatcaataccgagaatatcgaatgtcaacaacacgtattaaaatgtc
The nucleotide sequence above comes from Salvia hispanica cultivar TCC Black 2014 chromosome 5, UniMelb_Shisp_WGS_1.0, whole genome shotgun sequence. Encoded proteins:
- the LOC125190929 gene encoding em-like protein GEA6, with amino-acid sequence MASQQQDRSELDAKARQGETVVPGGTGGKSLEAQEHLAEGRSRGGQTRREQLGTEGYQEMGRKGGLSTGDKSGGERAEEEGVEIDESKFRTRNT